The window CTGAGCCCCTCCAAGAACACGAGCAAACCGTGCCCGAGGGAGATCGGATTAATCAACAGCGCTCTCGGTTTTGCAACATCGCATGCATCCACAGCTCATGTGATCACGCAACCAATcaatagaaaaaacaaaacaagtaAATTGAGCGAGCAAGAAGAACCGGAGAATTCAGAGAAGCGCTGGAGATCAAGAACCGTAAGGGGGATAAAAAAATAGACGCTACTAATTCCATGTCAAGAATATCAAGATCGCGATGCATGCGGCGAGGGTTCATCAGAGCAGCGAGGTCGGAAGGCGACCCAAccaagccgtcgccgccgccgctgctgcccgacgatgtcgccgccggcggctgccGCTGATGCGAGGAGCAGGAGAGGAAGAAAGGGGAGAAGCCCTAGAAGCGGCGTCCTCTTAAAAGGGAGGGGCTTGAGTTTACGGGCCGGGACGATTTTAGGCCGATCCGTAACGGAGAGGATGGGCCGGTTTCTTCAGTTTGAGGTCCGTTGGAGGTTGGCCAGTAGGCCCACCAGGAATGCACTGCTCCTCCTCTTTTCGGTGAAGTGCTCAAGCTCAACTGCTCAAGAAGTCAAGATCAAGGCTAAATATAAAGTTTGAGTTTTCTAATCTCTTATGTTGCAATAACATTCAATAATAAAATCGATAAGTATGTAAATTTTGACTGACcaataatcatttttttaaatgatATTGTTTCTGTCAGTTTTCATCCTTCCACGTTGCACGGTTACACCTAACGCTGGGTAAAGTGTTTGTGATTGCATAGATTACAAAATTTTTGTTCTGCTGGCACCATTGTTTTTGGGGCCTGTTGGGAGTGTAGGGAGTTTTCTACGCCACCACTCTCCCTCTGTATAGGGAGTGGCTTTTCGGTTTTTTTTGCTGGTTTTTTCTTCCTTTGTCCACGGGCAATGGCTCTCTGATTGTTTACGTTGTGTAACCGGAACTCTGCTATAATATATTAATGTGCAATCCTTTTTTCTattcgtgaaaaaaaagaaatatcacaTATAGGAATTCCCAAATTCAACGGCACATCGCATTGGAATATACGCGGTGGCAAAGGGATAAAATTCGCTCATGTAGGCCACGCACAGTCAAATCCCacatatttaaaatatgaatatagCTAGGACAATTTAAAATTGGTACGTAGATTAGTTCGATATATACGCATTCACTTGATACATACTTATATATTGGTATATGTATATAAATGCAACTTGCAACCTGTAATTGGCCCTGTTATAACTCCAAATTTCAGCTTCCTTATTTTCCATTAGCACGTTTTGTAACAtgttaaatggtgtgttttaaaaagtttctatataaaagttattttaaaaaagcaactaaatcatttttaaatttataataattaatacttaattaatcatgtgctaatgtcgTTTTGCGTGTAACTAAAATTTATCTTCAAATGTGGAGATCGAATAGGGCCCCTAGTATACTTATAGCACATGTGCACGTACAGCTAGCTATCCAGACAGTAACATTGTTGTTACGTTGTGGCGACATATATACCGGCAATAAACTAAACGGATAAGCTTGACAGATAGACAACATATAGCTCAATCCGTTTTTAAATGCATATACAACAATTTTGACTTTTAAACATAATATTTAAATATTCGTACATCTTATCTAAGATTTAGCGTAAATGTGCATGGTGTAGTTAAATTAGACTTATAGTACCAttaataataaagcaagtcacatcaaaataattgaaaaaacTTTCATCTGAAAGCAAaacaaataatatttatataattttcttaaataagataaattttGAAAGTTGTTATactcccaaaataaaccaacttttAACTCACTACTGGAAAAACAATTTTCGTAGACGACACCCATTTCACTATGCAGGTGGATCAAAATGCCACCTGCATTGTCGTGGATGGGGAAATGATGGTCATTCACCAGCGAAAATATATATTCCAGATGGACGACTTAAGCCGCCCATCTgcgaaaaaatatatatcatcaCAGGCGGACCTCATAAGGCTGCACAtgcaaaaattaatttttacttGCGGACCTCCTAAGGCCACCTTTGCAAAAATCGACTTTTGCAGGCGTAGCCTTATGAGGTCTGCTTACAAAAACGGGTTCAACAGTATTATGAACCAGATAACATGAATCATCCAAGCATAAGTCACttcgcctctcctcctctcttctctccctctcccttagACTcagccctcccctccctctccttctcagCTCCGGCTggagggaggaagggcggcggtggcgcagccctcccctccccaccctcccttcctcccagaTCCGAAAAGGGGGGAGGGCACCGACAATGGCGACGCGGCCCACCCTTCCCGTACCTCTCACTCCCATATCCAGCCGGAGAGGGAGGCGTGGCTCacccttctcctccctctccttcctagatttggccgaggggggaaggcagcgacggcggcgcggtcctcccctcccctcccctccgtctCATGTGAAAATGCGAAGGGGTAtataaaaatcgattttcacatgcGCACGCTAGCTTAAGCCGCTCACTTGTTACAACATCTCAGATCTATGTTTTAAACAATCCCTGATgaaaacatgctctgcatcaaAGTTTTAGAGCTCAACCAGATCTACAATTTTGTAATTAATTGATGATCTTTTCATTTAAGATCGTTTAGAGCAAATAAGCATTTTAAGTTGCAGAGATGTGATGTTCAAAAGAATAGCATATCCTAACTCTAAACAACGAGTACTTAATAGTGTGACCGTGTGTGGACTATGAGGTCTAGAGTTTAAATCTTCTAGGAGTACATCATACTCGTGTATTTCGTGGAGAAAAAATGATGTGGCTTGCCACTTGCATCTAGTAGTCGGTTTGTCCGCCTCTGCGCAGTAGCGTTGGTTTAATTTTGGAACGTAAGGAATACATTTGGGAATAAGAGCAATACATGCCTAGTATATACGAAGGTGAGAGGCTAAAGCTAGTCGACATGGCATCCAGCTGGAAGGAGAGCTACCTCTCTACAGAGCAACAGACAACCATCGTCGGACTCGGAAACTGACATGCAATTAAATGGCCCAAGCGACCGTTTGCAGCTAGCGGCATATGCCCCCACCCAATTAACCTTAGATATCAGTTTTTCCAACCGGTACCACCGAGACGGTACTGTTGACTTTCGGTCATCAATGCTGGTTTTAGAACTGGCACCTTTGAAGTGCACATGAGCCAAAAAAAATCGGTTGTCAAGCCGATCCCAAAATTATCTCAAACCCATGAACTCATCTAGATCAAACAATACACATCTAGCTCTCATCTTGATCAACAAATCACAAATCACATATCAACAAATCACATCTAGATCAACAAatacaccgccgccgccaccgatgccgccgcacgccgctgcCGCAGAGGGAAGGGTGCTGCCGGGCCGCCGCTGCCCTTCCTTCCGCCGGATCTAGCGGAGGGAGGGCGCCTCCGGGCGGCCGCTGCTCCTCCCACTACACGCCGCCAACACCGCCCCACGCCACTGCCGCGGAGGAGAGGGTGCCGTTAGGCCGTCGCCGTCCTTCCTCCCGCTGGATCTGGCAGAGGGAGGGTGCCTCCGGGTGGACACCGCACctcccgccgcacgccgccgacgccgccgcacgtcgctacagcggaggggagggcgttgttgggccgccgccgcccttcctcctacCGAATCTGGCGGAGGGAGGGCGCCTCCGAGCGGCCACtgctcctcctgccgccgcctccgccgccgggagagaagaaagagaagagaaggtgaagagaagaggagaagagaagaaactgcggtggagagagatagagagaaagtgcggtgaagagaagaaaagaggaggagaaggtggagagagagagagtgcggTGTGTGGGTGGGCTGTGGATAAGAACGGCTAGAAATATCTCTCCCTCCCCCGTGCGGCTCAGTTCGGTTTTATGGATGTCaggtttttttaaaaaccgACACTTATAGTACTGGTGTTGGTTTTTATacagaaccggcacctataatcacttaaatatgttggttttttatgtTTTCGGACCGCGGAGGTGGGAAAAGGTCTATATGTGTCGGTTTTAACacttccggcacctatagtgtcGACTTCTATGTgtgtttctgtagtagtgagtagtaataaattccaaaaaaaataaaaaatactccctctgtcccataatatagggacataatataagggattatgggacggagggagtaatttataTCGATCTACTAAAAATcaacaaattcaaatttgaccaacacattgagaaataaaaaaagacaaattaatATGTGAATCGTGCGCTActgtttatatataaatttatcttttttatatctcgacgtgtgagttgagtttaaATCTAAGATTTTATAaagttgtatatatatgttgtatgagtcctatcaaatttttttcagaattttttattATCGTTTGGATTATTTTTAGCAAACGAAGTAACATCGCCTCGTGGAATAAAATAGTTCCCCTTTCTGCGTGCATGTATGCTTCTCTGGCTGTGTGAGTGTCACTGATCAGTTGGACTTGGCACTCTTCAATACTATGCGCGTATAGAATTCAGTTGAGGTTCAGTTATTAGTACGCCTAAAAGTCTGAAGAACCAAGTGCTTGATAGTATTAATTATTGCGCATATTGCGCGAGTTATGCATGTGCTCGTAGTAGGAAACGATTGACAATTTGACATATAGtttccctatatatatatatatgcatgcatgttttgtATAAATAAAGTGTCAACGACCAAACACAAAATCGATCACCATCAGCACCGCTACTTTCCAGCCTGAATCACGTCAGAAGCTAAGTATTTCGTTGGTCGATCGATCAAGCCCGTATAACTGCACTccagtttaattaattagggtGGTCAAGTGGTCGTCGCCGGGCACATGCTCGTGTCTGCTCGTACGTCCGTCCATCCCTAAAATGCTGCGAGTCCCGAtcgaaattttttttctctgaattttGTATACTTGCTCAGCTGAATGGTGTCAGAACTGGAAAACCAAATATTGACAGAGGTTGTTTCCTTCTGCGGAATTGCTAACCttcggctgtgtttagatccaaagtttggatccaaacttcagtccttttccatcacatcaacctgtcatacatacaacttttcagtcacatcatctccaatttcaaccaaatctaaactttggatctaactaaacacagccttcgtTTGATAGAAAATTGAAGCCTAATTAAATTATGTAGATTTCGAGTCGTATCTACTTTGGTTATGCTCCAACTCCGACGACAAATGGTGGTGACCCTGACCCTGACCAGTTAAGGTTAATTACGTTAGCTCGTATCTCATATGTGGTCTGATGGGCATATCTCAAATACCAAAATTACGATGGGCACATCCACCACTACTAGAAAGACTATTTTCTAGACGATGGCAAAATATTTTTCTAGGCGGGTAGAACTCTCGAAGCCAAAGGACCGGCTAAAAAATGgcaagggggaggaggagggggagggcgaTGACAGTCCGTCTGCGAAGATACAATTTCGCACGCGGACCACGTAAGATAGCGCCTGTGAAAATACCAAAATTAATATGTCCAATTTGCATGATCGACAGCCCCTTGCCTCCTATATTCATCGATCCACAGCAAATGTAGTTTAATTCCAAGCTACCGATCGAACCATCTTAAATTCTGTCAATCTGTTTTGAATATTATTCTTTTATTCACATTGGATATATATGATCCTGTCATGTCTCGCCTACGTGCTCATCACGGCTATTTAATGGCATCAATCCGTTTCTCACATCTCTTAAGCGAATTTATATACGATCGGTATACGTGATCACAACATGCATGAACGTGATCACAGGAAAAGATAACTTTAAAAACCACGATTTGCCGAGATAAAACCTAAGAATGAGACACGAAGCTTAATTCAAATTAGCTGGTTGATTACGATTTTTACCGGTGAACACAATCCACGCTTGAACTTTATGAATTGCATAAATTAATGCATATGAATGTATTTTGGGGGAAACACATACAACTTGGTAGAGAACCAATTACAAACCTTGGTGTCCATGCTTAGGGGTTTATTGAAGTCCTAGTGGTGGTCTCGTCACATATTCGTGAAGTTATCCTTGCATTTTTCCTATTATGCAaaccacatgcatatatatacatcatgTAGATAGAGACCAAAGATAAATGTGTGaatataataaaatttttatCAGAAGCTACTAAGCTAGTGTATCCATGTGTAGTACTACCTTCATTCCAAGAGAAAAGTTTTGCAGTCCTTGAGAAAATATCTCAAGGCACATTAAAGTTTGTTGTAATTTGAGATACTTACTATCTGGAGGtacattccaaaatatatgataatgattagtttatttttaacCAACTAATCTCATTCCAAAAACAAATAGAGGGACTATATAATTTTCTCTGATCCCCTGTAAATTTTGAACTGTACTCATGGTCTATTGCGCACGTCTCCAAATAGTAATGCCAACAACATGTGTGTTATctaaacaattttttttgttccattCAATCCATTGGGCATTTTTTCTGAGCGATACATAAACGATAAGCATATTTGGCTGCATATATATGAGTGTTGCATTTGTCAACAGGAGGAGAAAGGTCTTTGAACTTCTCGAGTGTTTTTTCCACTTGTGTAGCGGCCTAACTTTGACCCCCCATTTTCGTCATCGAAAGGTACCccttttgcatgcatgcaaatgcaACCTCAGCCACACTATAAATAGCAACACATTTGTTACTTCTCAGCTCGTGCCAGCCACACATCAAGTAAGCTAAGCTACTGAGCTAACTCAGCTTAGCTAAGCTTAGCTAGAGCTCAAGTGATTAAGCAAGAACACTTAGTTACTCatagataattaattaattaagatttgTGAGATTACCATGGCTTCGAGGAGTAGCTGGCATTGCTGCTTgctggccttcttcctcctctcgtccgccgccggcgccgcctacgGGCAGCAGCTGTCGACGACGTTCTACGCGGCGAGCTGCCCGACGCTGCAGGTGGTGGTGCGCGCCACCGTGCTCGGCGCGCTCCTCGCCGAGCGGCGGATGGGCGCGTCCCTCGTCAGGCTcttcttccacgactgcttcgtccaGGGCTGCGACGCCTccatcctcctcgacgacgtgccggcgacgagcttcgtCGGCGAGAAGACGGCGTTCCCCAACGTCAACTCCGTCCGCGGCTACGACGTCATCGACCAGATCAAGCGCAACGTCGAGCTCCTCTGCCCCGGcgtcgtctcctgcgccgacatcgtcgccctcgccgcccgcgACAGCACCGCCCTGGTACGCGCCGCCCACCGACACACACAATGTTCGAATTGATTCCATAGATTCTGACGGCGACGCGCGTACGTGCAGCTCGGCGGGCCAAGCTGGGCGGTGCCGCTGGGGCGGCGGgactcgacgacggcgagcctcAGCGCGGCGAACAGCGACCTGCCGGCGCCGTCGAGCGACCTCGCCACGCTCATCGCGGGGTTCGGCAACAAGGGCCTGAGCCCGCGCGACATGACGGCGCTCTCCGGCGCGCACACCATCGGCTTCTCGCAGTGCGCCAACTTCCGCGACCGCGTCTACAACGACACCAACATCGACCCGGCGTtcgccgcgctccgccgccgcggctgccccGCCGCGCCGGGCTCCGGCGACTCCAGCCTGGCGCCGCTCGACGCGCAGACGCAGAACGTGTTCGACAACGCCTACTACCGCAACCTGCTCGCCCAGCGCGGCCTGCTCCACTCCGACCAGGAGCTCTTCAACGGCGGCTCGCAGGACGCGCTGGTGCAGCAGTACAGCTCCAACCCGGCGCTGTTCGCCGccgacttcgccgccgccatgataAAGATGGGGAACATCAAACCGCTCACCGGAGCCGCCGGCCAGATCAGGCGCAGCTGCAGGGCCGTCAACAGCAGCTGATGGATTATTGCTTATATAagtgtaattaattaaggcATTAAACATGCTTAATTAATATGTTCATGGTGATTCGCAGCTTTGATGTTGGTTACAAAGGTGACCAACCCATATATACACATGATATACATGGATGAATAAGTAAGCTATGGAAAGTACACATATGACCTTGGGTTGAAAAGTGATGGATCAACCAAGCAAGGTCATTATAAATGGGAACATCTGTTTATCATGTGCTACACTAAAGGTGCGTTCGTTCCTGGGGGATTGGGTGAGAAAGCCCATCGTATTCCgcacgcacgcttcccaaactactaaacggtgcatttttgacaaaaattttctataggaaagttgctttaaaaaatcatattaatccatttttgaaaattaaaatagttaatacttaattaattatgtgctaatggcttatctcgttttacgtatcttcctaATCTTCTTAATCCCTTTCTCCTCGAACTCACTCTAAGTTGTGAAACTATATCTGGATGTGCAAGAATTTCTacaaacaataaaaaaagtTTATGCTTCTCTGCTGCCATAAAAATATTGTGATTATTCTACTACTTACCATTGATGAACACAAGTTCTCCGTATATACAATATTATTGTGATTATTCTACTTTTTACCATTGCAAACACTATTTTCATGGCAGCAGAGAAGCATAAACTTTgtttattgttgttgttattgtgaTTATTCTACTATTTACCATTGAAAACACTCTATTACACAACTTCTCTTTCTCCCACgttttattattgttgttactAGATAACCTCGGTTAGCTCTTTAATTTTAGTCAGAGTGCATGCATTACATAACCTTAAAGTTAAAGAGTGTTTGCAAATAATGACGAGAATGCTTGGCCTCGAGAGTCAGATGCCCAGAAACATATCGGACACTACGGTACACTCCATATGATGGGCTTGGGTCACAtcaatcataatttttttttgaacaatcCAAACGTCTCTCTGCCCTTCATTCCCATTTACCACTGAGTGAGGGTCCTCTGCAGTACTACATATGCAGTACTGCTCActgacatgtaggccccacAGACCCTTAGGTCTACATGTCAGTCTGCAGTACTGAGGATCTGAATTGTTTACCACCTAGTAGCCAGTACATGCATGAGATGTTACATGTTACGTGCAGAAGGTCTATGGACAATACTTAAACGGTTTCCTAAAAATTATTTATCGGATCAACTATCTGATTACACTGCTATattcgttataattaaatctttataataaaatatcacacatgattatatttggatgaaaatatatgtttcaacCATTGAGTTTCGATGTTTCGCACGTGagaaaaagaatgtttcaaCTGAAATTTACGGTAGCGCTAATACATGCGCAGTGCGTTGTTTGTTAATTCAAGTGCCTGACGTAGCGATCTTCAccatgttttccttttttcccctttttcagtttccctcgcctccgcctccggttCCCAATCCACCCCCTTCTTTTTTTCCGTTTTCAATTTCAACTAGCCCAACCTCTGGTTCCCACTCCTTCCCTGAGCGGAGTTTATCCCTTTCGTTTTTTCTACAATCGTATCGggagtaaaagaattactatAGGATATATTTGCAAAGTAGTATATTACTATCAAGTAAAAGATTTACTTTTACTTTGCTTTCGTTTTTCTACAGTTGTACCagagtaaaagaattactatATGATATCTTTGCAAAGTAGTATATTACTATCAAGTAAAAGATGTACTTTTACTTTGCATTCTCGCTAGAATCCATTTAGTAATTTAATTATCTCAAATTCTTCTCCAAAATCCATTCAACAATTGATTTACCATCAATTGTTCGTAactattttacttattcttttaTTGGTAGGGCACACTGTTATGGCAGAGGGCGTCCTCATCGGCCTAATGTGAATCCACGGTTGTGACGTCGACCATCACGTCGACGGAGGTCACCTCCCTCTAGGTGAGGACTATAACCGCCTGGGCCCCGTTGGTGGAGGGTTGGGGTTGCGCAGATCAGCCGATGTCCAAGCAGCGGAGGCCTATGGTTGCACAGATCAGGGTCATCGGCGACGATGAACAACGGGGCAGTTGGTATGGATGGAGCCGAAGTCGCCTCCGCTACCGGCCACCGGCCACACTTACCAAATCCGGCAGCGACAACGACCT of the Oryza sativa Japonica Group chromosome 2, ASM3414082v1 genome contains:
- the LOC4328841 gene encoding peroxidase 70 → MASRSSWHCCLLAFFLLSSAAGAAYGQQLSTTFYAASCPTLQVVVRATVLGALLAERRMGASLVRLFFHDCFVQGCDASILLDDVPATSFVGEKTAFPNVNSVRGYDVIDQIKRNVELLCPGVVSCADIVALAARDSTALLGGPSWAVPLGRRDSTTASLSAANSDLPAPSSDLATLIAGFGNKGLSPRDMTALSGAHTIGFSQCANFRDRVYNDTNIDPAFAALRRRGCPAAPGSGDSSLAPLDAQTQNVFDNAYYRNLLAQRGLLHSDQELFNGGSQDALVQQYSSNPALFAADFAAAMIKMGNIKPLTGAAGQIRRSCRAVNSS